A genomic segment from Mucilaginibacter terrenus encodes:
- a CDS encoding START-like domain-containing protein has product MPEKKKFNIEYEIKSSPRILYSFLSEANGLSQWFADDVTVRDQTYTFTWDDEKQVAKLIAIKENKLIRFKWVDDEPQTYFEMEIVQDELTNDVALSVTDYATEDTLTERKQIWDNQIDYLISVLGA; this is encoded by the coding sequence ATGCCAGAAAAGAAAAAATTCAATATAGAATACGAGATAAAATCTTCTCCAAGGATACTTTATAGCTTCCTAAGCGAAGCTAACGGACTGAGCCAGTGGTTTGCTGATGATGTTACCGTTCGGGACCAAACTTACACCTTTACCTGGGACGACGAAAAGCAGGTTGCCAAGCTGATAGCCATTAAAGAAAATAAGCTGATACGTTTTAAGTGGGTAGATGATGAACCACAAACCTATTTCGAGATGGAGATTGTTCAGGATGAGCTTACCAATGATGTGGCCTTAAGCGTAACCGACTATGCGACTGAAGATACCCTTACTGAACGTAAACAGATTTGGGACAACCAGATAGATTACCTAATTAGCGTATTGGGCGCCTAA
- a CDS encoding alpha/beta fold hydrolase: MSKITVKDGTEIYYKDWGTGQPLVFHHGWPLSGDDWDTQMMFFLEKGYRVIAHDRRGHGRSSQTDKGHDMDTYAADVAELTQALDLKDAIHIGHSTGGGEVIRYVAKHGKSRVAKAVLISAVTPLMVQTENNPDGIPIAVFDEIRENTATQRTQYFKDFTMPFYGYNREGAKVSEGVRENWWRQGLMGAIKAHYDCIKAFSATDFTEDLKSVDVPVLVLHGEDDQIVPFANTGAKAVKLLKNGKLISYPGFPHGMPTTEAATINEDLLEFIQS, translated from the coding sequence ATGAGCAAAATTACAGTAAAAGACGGAACTGAAATTTATTACAAGGATTGGGGAACCGGTCAACCGCTTGTATTTCACCATGGTTGGCCGCTATCCGGCGACGATTGGGACACCCAGATGATGTTCTTCCTGGAGAAAGGTTACAGGGTTATCGCTCATGACCGCAGGGGCCATGGCCGGTCAAGCCAGACCGATAAAGGCCATGATATGGACACCTATGCAGCAGATGTTGCCGAACTAACCCAAGCACTTGACCTGAAAGATGCTATCCACATCGGGCATTCTACCGGTGGTGGCGAGGTAATACGCTATGTTGCAAAGCATGGCAAGAGCCGTGTAGCTAAAGCAGTATTGATAAGCGCTGTTACGCCACTTATGGTACAAACAGAAAACAACCCTGACGGTATCCCGATAGCTGTTTTTGACGAAATACGAGAGAATACAGCGACTCAAAGGACACAGTACTTTAAAGACTTTACTATGCCTTTCTACGGTTACAACCGTGAGGGCGCAAAAGTGTCTGAGGGCGTTAGAGAAAACTGGTGGCGTCAGGGCCTTATGGGCGCAATAAAGGCACATTACGACTGTATAAAGGCATTTTCTGCAACTGATTTTACAGAGGATCTCAAGAGCGTAGATGTGCCGGTACTAGTGCTGCACGGCGAGGACGACCAGATAGTACCGTTTGCAAATACCGGTGCAAAAGCTGTTAAGCTTCTTAAGAACGGTAAGTTAATCTCTTATCCGGGGTTCCCGCATGGTATGCCAACAACCGAAGCAGCAACCATTAACGAAGATTTGCTGGAGTTCATACAGTCTTAA
- a CDS encoding GH35 family beta-galactosidase, with protein sequence MKITRNLLLGLCLMIPGLNSLAQTTAVPSLIHKNGRHALLVDGKPFLMLGGQAHNSSAWPGMMPQVWQAAKLLHLNTLEVPLYWEQIEPAPGKFDFSVVDTLLKQARIHKVRLVFLWFGTWKNGSNHYMPEWMKQDAAKYPNVVGKKNNPIDSPSPHAAATLDADVKAFSAVMRYLKKADAARTVIMVQVENEPGTWDSVRDYSPVAQQLFEQQVPAALLKPEVLKQLNTDLNAKGTWKQVFGDRADEYFHAWSVASFIGKVAAAGKAEYPLPFYVNAALRDPLTNPMANTYESGGPTDNVIAIWKAAAPAMDLLAPDIYLSGSERVLKVMELYNRPDNALFVPEAGLLPENAKYLYDVIAKGGIGFSPFGIDANGQAAATAKVAERLSVYGREYEVAATMMRELAQWAFEGKIKAVVEHDDHAEQSIDLGDWTAVVTFGQQSVGRFQPNEKPFGALMVVQLAKDKFLLNGALTHVTFKPAGSNTAKAWQYLKVEEGTYQNGVFKPLRILNGDETDSGGPNFGTEPKVLMVTLVKR encoded by the coding sequence ATGAAAATCACAAGAAATTTACTACTGGGGCTTTGCCTGATGATTCCCGGACTAAACAGCCTGGCGCAAACCACGGCTGTACCGTCGCTGATTCATAAAAATGGCAGGCATGCTCTGCTGGTAGATGGAAAACCTTTCCTGATGCTTGGCGGCCAGGCGCACAACTCCAGCGCGTGGCCAGGTATGATGCCGCAGGTTTGGCAGGCTGCAAAGCTGCTTCACCTAAATACCCTGGAAGTGCCCCTGTACTGGGAGCAGATAGAGCCTGCGCCGGGCAAGTTTGATTTTTCTGTAGTGGATACGCTGCTAAAACAAGCGAGGATACATAAAGTAAGATTGGTATTCCTTTGGTTTGGTACCTGGAAGAACGGCAGCAATCATTACATGCCGGAGTGGATGAAACAGGATGCAGCAAAATACCCCAACGTTGTTGGTAAGAAGAACAACCCGATAGACTCTCCTTCACCGCATGCAGCAGCAACTTTGGATGCCGATGTTAAGGCGTTTAGTGCTGTAATGCGCTATCTGAAAAAGGCGGACGCCGCACGGACCGTGATAATGGTGCAGGTAGAGAACGAGCCTGGTACCTGGGACAGCGTGCGCGATTACTCGCCCGTAGCACAGCAACTATTTGAGCAGCAGGTACCCGCCGCATTGCTAAAACCCGAAGTATTAAAACAACTGAATACGGACCTAAACGCGAAAGGTACCTGGAAGCAGGTGTTTGGCGACCGTGCCGACGAGTATTTTCACGCGTGGTCGGTAGCCTCTTTTATTGGTAAGGTTGCTGCAGCAGGCAAAGCCGAGTACCCGTTGCCATTCTATGTGAACGCCGCCTTGCGCGACCCATTAACAAACCCTATGGCCAACACCTACGAAAGTGGCGGACCTACAGATAATGTAATTGCCATCTGGAAGGCAGCGGCTCCGGCAATGGACCTGCTGGCACCTGATATATACCTGAGCGGAAGCGAACGGGTGCTTAAAGTTATGGAACTATACAACCGGCCTGACAACGCGCTGTTTGTACCCGAGGCCGGCCTGCTACCGGAGAATGCCAAATACCTTTACGATGTGATTGCTAAAGGCGGCATAGGATTTTCACCATTCGGGATAGATGCCAACGGACAAGCCGCCGCTACCGCTAAAGTTGCGGAACGCTTGTCGGTTTACGGCCGCGAATACGAGGTTGCCGCTACCATGATGCGGGAACTGGCGCAGTGGGCGTTTGAAGGAAAGATAAAAGCCGTGGTTGAGCACGATGACCATGCCGAACAAAGTATTGACCTTGGCGACTGGACCGCGGTAGTCACGTTCGGACAGCAAAGTGTAGGAAGGTTTCAGCCTAACGAGAAACCCTTTGGTGCACTTATGGTGGTGCAACTTGCCAAAGATAAATTTTTGCTGAACGGTGCCCTTACCCATGTTACTTTTAAACCGGCCGGAAGCAATACGGCAAAAGCCTGGCAGTACCTTAAAGTAGAGGAGGGCACGTACCAGAACGGGGTATTTAAACCGTTGCGCATCCTTAACGGAGACGAGACAGATTCCGGCGGGCCAAACTTTGGCACCGAGCCAAAAGTGCTAATGGTTACTTTGGTAAAAAGGTGA
- the yiaA gene encoding inner membrane protein YiaA translates to MESLQHKTDENSPLLKYGENVRNPFKPTGAFIGASWFALLTGVVGYCIGLWNAEMQLNEKGYYFTILLFGLFAVISVQKSVRDRAEGLAVTDLYYGLSWFATIAAMVLLTVGLWNAGLARSEKGFYAMAFCLSIFSAIAVQKNTRDAKLIGDKEL, encoded by the coding sequence ATGGAATCGCTACAACACAAAACAGACGAAAATTCGCCCTTATTAAAATACGGTGAAAATGTTAGAAACCCATTTAAACCGACAGGTGCATTTATAGGTGCATCATGGTTTGCCTTATTAACAGGAGTAGTGGGTTATTGCATTGGATTATGGAATGCTGAAATGCAATTGAACGAAAAAGGCTACTATTTCACCATCTTGTTATTTGGCCTGTTCGCAGTAATATCTGTACAAAAAAGTGTAAGAGACAGAGCCGAAGGGCTTGCCGTTACAGATCTATACTACGGGTTAAGCTGGTTTGCTACTATTGCAGCTATGGTGCTGTTAACAGTTGGTCTTTGGAACGCAGGACTTGCCCGCAGCGAGAAAGGCTTTTACGCCATGGCGTTCTGTTTAAGTATATTCTCGGCAATTGCTGTACAAAAAAATACCCGCGACGCAAAACTGATCGGAGATAAAGAGCTGTAA
- a CDS encoding translocation/assembly module TamB domain-containing protein: protein MSKELNTTVEVKSLYFVPFKSVVLEGFYILDKQRDTLLSTPKLAVEVTGFSVFNSLKKRVINFQSIQLDNGSFYLKKQKDSTTNLKFILDYFNSGGDTTKTTKVSKPWSLNFDKIAVNNFHFRYKNKLRDTVMSGVNFDDIDVNRFSIVVRNMDVKNHLFKANVTGLTLREKSGFFVRNFNANATIDTTQVLLQDLNLLTPNSNVRNYFNMRFKSFDDFDDFENKVTMDGDFKSSHLSSKDVGYFTSSLGKINFELGVDGRIRGMVNNLRAKNLTVTAAKATYIKGDFHLTGLPDWDNTFLQLNFDQIATNKRDLDYLYSHFTGRPNAKTPAIVGKFGNINFNGRFTGLQNDFVAFGTFKTALGRLDPDINLKINKKGIPSYSGKLKATNFDVGKLIDDRTLGRTTLSGNLTGSGDNLSTLSVKGDARVAYIGYKGYNYTNLTTSGTFAKKIAKGKVAINDKNVKLNIAGGINLNPKLPIYDFVGNIENARLQKLHLLKDTITFTTQMNTNFSGNNLENLNGSILLTKIRIVNPRNNYAVDTVAINAGGAGNDRTISLKSDVADGSIKGSFNLATLPSYFKTIAKKYIPSLKTDITTPKPQHFDFNLTLKNPDPALAMFMPDLKIPEQGTFVGKFNSDDKTATLNGFVKTFKYGKIVFHDFIIDESTSDDMLNLNVSLSRVDLTDSLYIKNISIANFLKKDSLNFNVKLSDKDATNQLDLYGLVEFGRDTTAKLKLLPSDVVLERQNWKIQEQVRIRLLDGKTHVQGFELSNGEQRVKINGFISDNPADELKVTFDRFNMATLNQLTKPSGILLKGALNGDVVVTSILKKPGMDANLTIDSLTMNKTLVGDVNIKSKLDNAREQADVKVNITHKGLETLNIAGVYTMGHGAGDNLDFDIKMDGTEAIIFEPFVKGLVSDLKGTVSANLKMSGSPSNPELNGDVTLNNTGLTVDYLKTAYTVQHKLTVNNSIINVDGLVLKDNRGGTGTANGKVDLANPSNPNIDITLQAKNLLALNTTFKDNHLYYGTAYGSGTFKFNGPVDNMKIDITASTEAGTIFNIPLNTSSTAAEYDFIRFVDHNDTTRKEVTKINRFNGVTLNFDLSVDEKTIVRISTDYGVLEGSGQARNLNLKINSLGDFEMFGDFLITSGKFEFTAKDFISKNFTVSQGGTIKWTGSPNNAEINLKALYEVRTDIAPLYNAAGLQSPYGPKQVLVQAELLITKSLIQPTIDFSFNFPVDPSIKDELSTYLSDNANRSQQALSIIVRRNFASGTGSNITNQVLGTAQEAVSEFAFNKLNNLISQSNIKNLDLNIRGLSDASVGLRFDNERFLINASFYSNTGNSNIFNNRNSFFDADFRSLNKDFEIQYLIRKDGNLRARYSYRALNSTTLNTLNDQLLDVQYVNGLGLVYQRDFDTFGEFIRNIFRQSRRNQAPVNPLPVPPTTTTPVVSGGSDDRNNEDNPED, encoded by the coding sequence ATGTCAAAGGAACTTAACACCACCGTGGAAGTTAAGAGCCTCTACTTTGTGCCTTTTAAATCTGTAGTGCTCGAAGGCTTCTACATTCTGGACAAACAGCGCGACACGCTTTTAAGCACCCCTAAGTTAGCGGTAGAGGTAACAGGATTTTCTGTTTTCAACAGCCTTAAAAAACGCGTGATCAACTTTCAATCCATTCAGCTGGATAATGGCTCTTTTTATTTAAAAAAACAAAAAGACAGTACCACCAATCTGAAGTTTATACTCGACTACTTCAACTCGGGTGGTGATACTACGAAAACCACCAAAGTAAGTAAGCCGTGGTCGCTGAACTTTGACAAGATAGCGGTAAACAACTTTCATTTCAGGTATAAAAACAAGCTGCGTGATACGGTAATGAGTGGCGTGAACTTCGACGATATTGATGTAAACCGCTTTAGTATAGTGGTGCGCAATATGGATGTTAAAAACCACCTGTTTAAAGCAAATGTAACCGGTCTTACGCTTCGTGAAAAAAGCGGTTTCTTTGTTAGAAACTTTAATGCGAACGCTACTATTGATACAACACAGGTGCTGCTGCAGGACCTCAATCTTTTAACACCTAATTCAAACGTCCGGAATTACTTCAATATGCGTTTTAAAAGCTTTGATGATTTTGACGATTTTGAAAACAAAGTGACCATGGATGGAGATTTTAAGTCGTCGCACTTGTCGTCAAAAGACGTTGGGTATTTCACCAGTTCGTTAGGAAAAATAAACTTCGAACTCGGTGTAGACGGCCGAATTCGGGGGATGGTAAACAACTTGCGTGCTAAAAATCTTACGGTTACAGCCGCAAAGGCAACTTATATAAAAGGAGATTTTCACCTGACCGGATTACCGGATTGGGATAATACCTTTCTGCAATTAAATTTTGATCAGATTGCTACAAACAAGCGAGACCTTGATTATCTCTACAGCCATTTCACAGGCAGACCAAACGCAAAAACGCCGGCCATTGTGGGCAAATTCGGTAACATTAACTTTAACGGACGCTTTACCGGTTTGCAAAACGATTTTGTTGCCTTTGGTACATTTAAAACAGCACTAGGCAGGCTGGATCCTGATATTAACCTGAAAATAAACAAAAAAGGCATTCCAAGCTATAGCGGCAAACTCAAGGCTACTAACTTTGACGTCGGCAAACTTATTGACGACCGTACACTAGGGCGTACTACCTTATCAGGAAACCTGACAGGCAGCGGCGACAACCTAAGCACTCTTTCTGTTAAAGGAGATGCACGTGTTGCTTACATAGGCTATAAAGGGTATAATTACACTAACCTAACCACAAGCGGCACCTTTGCCAAAAAGATAGCTAAGGGGAAAGTTGCCATAAACGACAAGAATGTCAAACTTAACATTGCCGGCGGCATCAACTTAAATCCTAAGCTGCCGATTTATGACTTTGTTGGGAACATTGAAAATGCCCGCCTTCAAAAGCTTCATCTTTTAAAAGATACCATCACGTTTACCACTCAAATGAACACCAATTTTTCTGGTAATAACCTTGAGAACTTAAACGGGAGCATCTTACTTACCAAAATTAGAATAGTAAACCCGAGAAATAATTACGCTGTTGATACGGTAGCGATAAATGCTGGCGGTGCAGGTAACGACCGTACAATATCCTTAAAGTCCGACGTGGCGGATGGTAGTATTAAGGGTAGCTTTAACCTGGCTACGCTGCCCTCCTATTTTAAAACTATTGCCAAGAAGTATATACCATCGCTCAAAACAGATATCACAACGCCCAAACCGCAGCATTTTGATTTTAACTTAACACTTAAGAACCCAGATCCTGCGCTGGCGATGTTTATGCCGGATCTTAAAATTCCGGAACAGGGCACATTTGTGGGCAAGTTTAATTCTGATGACAAAACAGCTACGCTGAACGGCTTTGTTAAAACCTTTAAGTATGGCAAGATCGTGTTTCACGATTTTATTATTGATGAGAGCACAAGCGATGATATGCTTAATCTCAACGTATCATTAAGCCGCGTAGACCTCACTGATAGCCTATATATTAAGAATATAAGCATTGCCAACTTTTTAAAGAAAGACAGTTTAAACTTCAACGTGAAACTATCTGATAAAGATGCGACCAATCAGCTGGACCTTTATGGCCTGGTAGAGTTTGGCAGGGATACTACAGCCAAATTAAAATTACTGCCTTCTGATGTGGTGCTTGAACGGCAGAACTGGAAGATACAGGAGCAGGTGCGCATACGATTGCTGGACGGAAAAACGCATGTACAAGGTTTCGAACTCTCCAATGGAGAACAAAGAGTTAAGATAAACGGCTTTATATCTGATAATCCTGCCGATGAATTGAAAGTAACTTTCGACAGGTTCAATATGGCGACGTTGAATCAGTTAACCAAACCATCGGGGATATTGTTAAAAGGCGCCTTAAACGGCGATGTTGTTGTTACATCGATATTGAAGAAGCCGGGTATGGATGCCAATCTAACCATCGACTCGCTCACCATGAATAAGACCCTGGTAGGTGACGTGAATATAAAGTCGAAGCTGGACAATGCCCGCGAGCAAGCCGATGTAAAGGTTAACATAACACATAAAGGCCTGGAGACGTTGAATATTGCCGGTGTTTATACCATGGGGCACGGGGCTGGCGACAACCTGGACTTTGATATAAAGATGGACGGCACGGAAGCCATCATCTTTGAGCCCTTTGTAAAAGGGTTAGTTTCAGACCTGAAGGGAACTGTATCCGCAAACCTTAAAATGTCAGGCTCTCCATCTAACCCGGAATTAAATGGAGATGTTACATTAAATAACACCGGGTTAACTGTAGATTATCTAAAAACTGCTTATACCGTACAGCATAAGCTTACAGTAAACAATAGTATTATTAATGTTGACGGCTTGGTGTTAAAGGATAATCGTGGCGGTACCGGTACGGCAAACGGCAAAGTAGACCTGGCCAATCCATCAAACCCTAATATTGACATTACTTTGCAGGCAAAAAACCTGCTGGCGCTAAATACTACTTTTAAAGATAATCACCTGTATTACGGTACCGCTTACGGATCCGGCACTTTCAAGTTCAACGGACCGGTTGATAACATGAAGATTGATATTACCGCAAGTACCGAAGCGGGTACTATCTTCAATATTCCCCTAAATACGTCTTCAACAGCTGCAGAATATGACTTCATTCGCTTTGTGGACCATAATGACACAACCCGCAAAGAGGTAACAAAAATAAACAGATTTAACGGTGTTACACTGAATTTTGACCTCTCAGTTGATGAGAAGACTATTGTGCGGATTAGTACCGACTACGGCGTGCTGGAAGGCTCAGGACAGGCACGTAATCTCAACCTGAAGATCAACAGCCTTGGCGATTTTGAGATGTTTGGCGACTTCCTGATCACGTCAGGTAAATTTGAGTTTACTGCCAAGGACTTTATCAGCAAGAATTTTACTGTAAGTCAGGGTGGTACTATCAAGTGGACGGGCAGCCCAAATAACGCGGAAATAAACCTGAAAGCCCTTTACGAGGTACGTACAGACATTGCGCCATTATATAATGCTGCCGGCTTGCAATCGCCATATGGGCCGAAGCAGGTGTTGGTACAAGCAGAGCTGCTGATCACCAAATCCCTTATTCAGCCTACTATCGATTTTAGCTTTAACTTCCCTGTAGATCCCTCTATCAAAGACGAATTAAGTACATATCTGTCAGATAATGCTAATCGCAGCCAGCAGGCGCTTAGCATCATCGTTCGGCGCAATTTTGCATCGGGTACGGGCAGTAATATAACTAACCAGGTGTTAGGTACCGCCCAGGAAGCGGTAAGTGAATTTGCTTTCAATAAGCTAAATAACCTTATATCACAATCAAATATCAAAAACCTTGACCTTAACATACGCGGACTGAGCGATGCCAGTGTAGGGCTTCGGTTCGACAACGAACGTTTTTTGATCAACGCGAGCTTCTACTCCAACACTGGTAACAGTAATATTTTCAACAACCGCAACAGCTTTTTTGATGCTGATTTCCGCTCGCTTAATAAGGATTTTGAGATACAATACCTTATTCGTAAAGATGGCAACTTGAGAGCCCGATATTCTTATCGCGCGCTTAACAGCACCACATTAAATACATTAAATGACCAATTATTGGATGTGCAATATGTAAACGGTTTAGGTTTGGTTTATCAGCGTGATTTTGACACTTTCGGTGAATTTATCCGAAATATCTTCAGGCAAAGCAGACGTAATCAAGCACCGGTAAACCCGTTACCTGTACCCCCAACCACAACAACACCAGTGGTAAGCGGTGGTTCTGATGACAGGAATAATGAGGACAATCCGGAGGATTAG
- a CDS encoding bifunctional 3,4-dihydroxy-2-butanone-4-phosphate synthase/GTP cyclohydrolase II, with product MLNTIPEAIEAIKAGHTIIVVDDEDRENEGDFLTAARNATPETINFMARYGRGLVCAPITKERARELDLEPMVSRNTTSHETNFTVSVDLLGHGCTTGISATDRSKTTLALIDPSTRPEDLGRPGHIFPLIAKDGGVLRRSGHTEAAIDLSVLAGFEPAGVICEIMREDGEMARLPELLVMAKEFDLKIISIKDLIAYRLDTESMVQREVSVKMPTEWGDFNMVAYTQLDTGENHLALVKGEWQPGEPVLVRVHSSCVTGDIFGSCRCDCGPQLHKAMEIISKEGKGVIVYMNQEGRGIGLINKLKAYHLQENGLDTVEANIKLGFGMDQRDYGIGAQILRSLGITKMRLLTNNPKKRAGLIGYGLEVVENIPIEIASNPHNEAYLRTKRDKMDHAIMREH from the coding sequence ATGCTTAACACCATACCCGAAGCTATAGAGGCTATTAAGGCCGGCCATACCATAATTGTTGTAGATGACGAGGACCGCGAGAATGAAGGTGACTTTCTTACGGCTGCGCGCAATGCCACGCCCGAAACTATAAACTTTATGGCACGCTACGGAAGAGGGCTTGTATGTGCGCCAATCACAAAGGAGCGTGCTAGGGAACTTGACCTTGAGCCTATGGTAAGCCGCAATACTACTTCGCATGAAACCAATTTTACCGTTTCTGTAGATTTGCTGGGACATGGTTGTACTACCGGTATATCCGCGACGGACCGCTCTAAAACCACGCTTGCGTTAATAGATCCATCTACGCGCCCTGAAGACTTAGGTCGTCCTGGCCACATTTTCCCGCTTATAGCAAAAGACGGCGGTGTGCTGCGCAGATCGGGTCACACCGAAGCTGCGATAGACCTTTCGGTGCTGGCAGGTTTTGAGCCGGCTGGTGTTATCTGCGAAATAATGCGTGAAGATGGCGAAATGGCGCGCCTGCCTGAGCTGTTGGTAATGGCCAAGGAGTTTGATCTGAAGATAATTTCTATAAAAGACCTTATTGCGTATCGTTTGGATACAGAGTCAATGGTACAGCGCGAGGTGTCTGTTAAAATGCCAACAGAGTGGGGCGACTTTAATATGGTAGCCTATACGCAGCTGGATACCGGCGAAAACCATTTAGCTTTAGTTAAAGGGGAGTGGCAGCCTGGCGAACCTGTGCTGGTGCGTGTACACAGCTCCTGCGTAACAGGCGATATATTTGGCTCCTGCCGGTGCGATTGCGGCCCTCAGCTGCACAAGGCAATGGAGATTATAAGCAAAGAAGGTAAGGGTGTCATTGTTTACATGAACCAGGAGGGACGCGGCATCGGGCTTATTAACAAGCTCAAAGCTTATCACCTACAGGAAAACGGGCTGGATACTGTAGAGGCCAATATTAAACTTGGCTTCGGCATGGATCAGCGGGATTATGGCATCGGCGCGCAAATACTCAGGAGCCTTGGGATCACCAAAATGCGATTACTTACCAATAACCCAAAGAAGCGTGCGGGATTGATAGGTTATGGCTTGGAAGTAGTAGAGAATATTCCTATTGAAATCGCATCAAACCCCCATAACGAGGCGTATTTAAGAACCAAGCGCGACAAAATGGATCACGCTATCATGCGCGAGCACTAA
- a CDS encoding LptF/LptG family permease has protein sequence MKKIHLLLLKSFIRPFVVTLVIVMFVLLMLFLFKYIDDLIGKGFQWYIILELMMYNSATNVAMALPLSVLLSSIMTYGSLGENYELVAIKSAGISLRRAMYPMMVVVVLLSIAAFAFSDWMLPRANLKYYSLLYDVRKQKSGNLLPENVFSNRFPGYSIRVKKKDPDGQTLYGIMIYERGLLQINHIVTFAKSGLMYRSKDDLYLILKLKDGVRYEERESENHYFQRQKLTRFRFKETEQRFDLSEFNIKRTDENEFRSASMMMNLKQIKHYVDSASHTVDSTVNTNFQLIKPYFKYYTIPTKPTTEGLKAASANVSKLNGFNDQLNALNNAASEVRQVQDMLRNRTDNYKDATKNIRRYILEYQKKFTLGAACIVLFLIGAPLGAIIRKGGLGLPVVVSVIFFLIYYIIGTIGEKSAKEGDLSPLAGSWMAIAVLFPIGIFLTYKAATDSALFDMDLYKRFFKKLRIRKRHAV, from the coding sequence ATGAAGAAAATACATCTTTTGCTGCTAAAATCATTTATAAGGCCCTTCGTGGTAACCTTAGTTATAGTGATGTTTGTGCTGCTGATGTTGTTTCTGTTCAAATACATCGATGATCTTATAGGCAAAGGTTTCCAGTGGTATATTATCCTGGAGCTGATGATGTATAACTCTGCCACCAATGTGGCAATGGCCCTGCCGCTCTCCGTACTGTTATCTTCTATCATGACGTATGGTAGCCTGGGCGAGAATTACGAGTTGGTGGCTATTAAGTCTGCCGGTATTTCACTTCGACGGGCCATGTACCCTATGATGGTTGTAGTTGTATTGTTAAGCATTGCCGCGTTCGCCTTTTCGGACTGGATGTTGCCACGTGCGAACTTGAAATACTACTCGCTATTATACGATGTACGCAAGCAGAAGTCGGGTAATTTGCTGCCTGAGAACGTGTTCAGCAATCGTTTCCCCGGGTATTCTATCAGGGTAAAGAAAAAAGACCCGGATGGCCAGACACTTTATGGAATTATGATATATGAGCGCGGCTTGCTGCAAATAAACCATATCGTCACCTTTGCTAAGTCAGGATTAATGTACCGCTCAAAAGATGATCTTTATCTTATTTTGAAACTAAAAGATGGAGTGAGATACGAGGAAAGGGAAAGCGAAAACCATTATTTCCAACGGCAAAAACTTACCCGTTTCAGGTTTAAAGAAACTGAGCAACGGTTTGATCTGTCCGAGTTTAACATAAAGAGGACTGATGAGAACGAGTTTAGAAGTGCATCAATGATGATGAATCTTAAGCAGATCAAACATTACGTGGATTCAGCCAGTCATACCGTAGATAGCACAGTTAATACAAACTTCCAGCTAATTAAACCATACTTTAAGTACTACACCATACCCACAAAACCTACAACTGAAGGCTTAAAGGCTGCTTCTGCCAATGTAAGTAAGCTAAATGGTTTTAACGATCAGTTGAATGCGCTAAATAACGCGGCAAGCGAAGTGCGGCAAGTGCAGGATATGTTGCGCAACCGTACCGACAATTATAAGGACGCAACTAAAAACATCCGAAGGTATATACTGGAGTATCAAAAGAAATTTACCCTTGGGGCTGCTTGCATTGTGTTGTTTTTAATAGGTGCCCCTCTTGGCGCCATTATCCGCAAAGGTGGGTTGGGTTTACCGGTTGTAGTTTCCGTGATCTTTTTTCTCATCTACTATATTATTGGTACAATAGGTGAAAAGTCGGCCAAGGAGGGCGACCTTTCGCCACTGGCAGGCTCGTGGATGGCTATTGCTGTACTCTTTCCCATCGGTATTTTCCTGACTTATAAAGCCGCTACTGACTCTGCTTTGTTTGACATGGATCTTTATAAACGCTTCTTTAAAAAGCTGCGTATCCGTAAAAGGCACGCCGTTTAA